The Aequorivita sublithincola DSM 14238 genome window below encodes:
- a CDS encoding dimethylarginine dimethylaminohydrolase family protein translates to MIKLNINDEVSWLRAVVLGRADSNGPVPKLEDAYDPKSAEHIKAGTYPKDEDMVKEMAAVAAVFKKYDVKVFRPDSIKDYNQIFSRDIAFVIEDKFIKANILDDRSKEIDAIHSVIEEIDPSKIIEFPEDAHIEGGDVMPWGDYIFVGTYYGEDYSSFITARTNMKGVNHLQKLFPHKKVKPFSLRKSNTVAEDNALHLDCCFQPLGKGKVIIHKEGFLVKEEYEWLIDFFGKANCFHITKQEMYNMNSNIFSISPDVVISEKNFTRLNTWLREQGFIVEEVPYAEISKQEGLLRCTTMPLVRD, encoded by the coding sequence ATGATAAAATTAAACATAAACGACGAAGTTTCGTGGTTAAGAGCCGTAGTACTTGGAAGAGCAGACAGTAATGGCCCAGTACCAAAACTTGAGGATGCCTACGATCCTAAATCTGCCGAGCATATAAAAGCTGGAACATATCCCAAAGATGAAGACATGGTTAAGGAAATGGCCGCAGTTGCTGCTGTTTTCAAAAAATACGACGTAAAGGTTTTTAGACCAGATTCTATAAAAGATTACAACCAAATTTTCTCGCGCGATATTGCTTTTGTAATTGAAGACAAATTTATAAAAGCCAATATACTCGACGATAGAAGTAAAGAAATAGATGCTATTCATTCAGTCATTGAAGAAATAGATCCGTCCAAAATTATTGAATTTCCTGAAGATGCACATATTGAAGGTGGTGATGTAATGCCGTGGGGAGATTATATTTTTGTAGGCACTTATTATGGAGAAGATTACTCTAGTTTTATAACTGCACGTACAAATATGAAAGGTGTTAATCATCTTCAAAAGCTCTTTCCACATAAAAAAGTGAAGCCATTCAGCTTGAGAAAAAGCAACACGGTTGCTGAAGATAATGCCCTGCATTTGGATTGTTGTTTTCAGCCTTTGGGGAAAGGAAAAGTAATCATTCACAAGGAAGGATTTTTAGTGAAAGAAGAATATGAATGGCTTATTGATTTCTTCGGAAAAGCCAATTGTTTTCATATTACAAAGCAGGAAATGTACAATATGAATAGTAATATATTTTCTATTTCTCCCGATGTTGTCATCTCAGAAAAAAACTTTACTCGCTTGAATACTTGGCTTCGTGAACAAGGTTTTATCGTGGAAGAAGTTCCTTACGCTGAAATCTCTAAACAAGAGGGTTTACTGCGCTGCACTACTATGCCTTTAGTGAGAGATTAG
- a CDS encoding S9 family peptidase, which produces MKRFNSLAFLLLFLTAFPTLTAQQKDITLEEIWSGAFRTQGLDVLRSLNNGKEYAVLNYDRQNKASTVDVFDYKSGEKVRTLLNSKDLKGIDFVISYEFNKDETKILFSTELKQIYRRSSLGTYYVYDVKTKDFSLVSTNKIQEPTFSNDGSKIAYGFENNLYIKDLTLDETKKITTDGKKNSIINGITDWVYEEEFAFVRAFEWSKNGDKLAYIKFDETEVPEYTMDIYGTDLYPTADTFKYPKAGENNSKVSLQLYDLSSGKTSEVDLSKYNRYYIPRLLWTEDNNRLSVQLTNRHQNVLDLVFVDASNNTSKLILEEKDAAYVDVTDNLTFLNNNSFFWTSEKDGWNHIYQYDKNGKLLNQVTKGPWEVTNYYGFDQNTGRVYYQSTENGNINRDVYSILPSGKNKVRLSQKTGTNAADFSADYTYYIGSFSDANTPYVFTLNEAKTGKQLREIKNNNDLKNRLSSYRISPKEFSTININGEDLNMYMIKPLDFDETKQYPLFMFQYSGPGSQQVANSWIGSNDYWHQMLANDQDIIIACVDGRGTGYKGRDFKKMTQKELGKYEVEDQVAVAKKLSELPYIDASRTGIWGWSYGGFMSSNALFQAPDTFEMAIAVAPVTSWRFYDSVYTERYMQTPQENASGYDENSPLSHVNGLKGKFLLVHGTADDNVHVQNSMRLIEALVQANKKFDWRIYPDKNHSIYGGNTRLHLYTLMTDYIKTNL; this is translated from the coding sequence TTGAAAAGATTTAACTCCCTAGCTTTTTTATTGCTGTTTTTAACAGCTTTTCCAACACTTACTGCACAACAGAAAGACATAACTCTTGAAGAAATTTGGAGCGGAGCTTTCCGAACCCAAGGTTTGGATGTTCTTCGTTCTTTAAACAATGGTAAGGAATACGCTGTTTTGAATTACGATAGACAAAACAAAGCTTCAACCGTTGATGTTTTCGACTATAAGAGCGGGGAAAAGGTTCGGACGCTTCTTAATAGTAAAGATTTAAAAGGAATAGATTTCGTTATTTCCTATGAATTCAATAAAGACGAAACGAAAATCCTTTTTTCAACTGAATTGAAGCAAATCTACCGTCGTTCTTCCCTTGGAACCTATTATGTTTATGATGTAAAAACTAAGGATTTTAGTCTAGTTTCAACTAATAAAATTCAAGAACCTACTTTCAGCAATGATGGTAGCAAGATTGCTTATGGTTTTGAAAACAATCTTTATATTAAAGATTTGACTTTAGATGAAACCAAAAAAATAACCACAGATGGCAAGAAGAACAGCATCATCAACGGTATTACAGATTGGGTTTATGAAGAAGAATTCGCCTTTGTTCGCGCTTTTGAATGGAGCAAAAACGGCGATAAACTTGCTTACATAAAATTTGACGAAACCGAAGTTCCAGAATACACTATGGATATATATGGTACTGATTTGTATCCTACTGCCGATACTTTTAAATATCCGAAAGCTGGCGAAAACAATTCCAAAGTTTCCTTGCAACTTTATGATTTAAGCAGCGGAAAAACTTCTGAAGTAGATCTTTCAAAATACAATCGTTACTACATTCCTAGATTGCTTTGGACGGAAGATAACAATCGGTTAAGTGTACAATTGACCAACCGTCATCAAAATGTGTTGGATTTGGTTTTTGTGGATGCCTCTAATAATACTTCAAAATTGATTCTAGAGGAAAAAGATGCTGCTTATGTAGATGTGACAGACAACTTAACTTTCCTTAATAACAACAGTTTCTTTTGGACCAGTGAAAAGGATGGTTGGAACCATATTTATCAGTACGACAAAAACGGAAAATTGTTAAACCAAGTTACCAAAGGTCCTTGGGAAGTTACCAATTATTACGGTTTCGATCAAAACACTGGAAGAGTTTATTATCAAAGTACAGAGAACGGAAACATAAATCGTGATGTATATTCCATTCTTCCTTCGGGAAAAAATAAAGTGAGATTATCTCAGAAAACTGGAACAAATGCTGCAGATTTCAGTGCGGACTACACATATTATATTGGTTCTTTTTCAGATGCCAATACGCCATATGTTTTTACGCTTAATGAAGCAAAAACAGGAAAGCAACTTCGTGAAATAAAAAATAACAACGATTTAAAGAATCGTTTATCTTCCTATAGAATTTCCCCCAAAGAGTTTTCAACCATAAATATAAATGGTGAAGACTTGAATATGTATATGATAAAGCCCTTGGATTTTGATGAAACAAAGCAATATCCACTGTTTATGTTTCAATATTCTGGGCCAGGATCGCAGCAAGTTGCGAATAGTTGGATAGGTTCGAATGATTACTGGCACCAAATGCTAGCAAACGATCAAGATATTATAATCGCTTGCGTGGACGGTCGTGGAACAGGGTATAAAGGAAGAGATTTCAAAAAAATGACTCAGAAAGAATTGGGTAAATATGAAGTGGAAGACCAAGTAGCAGTTGCAAAAAAACTAAGTGAGTTACCATACATTGATGCTTCAAGAACAGGAATTTGGGGTTGGAGCTATGGTGGTTTTATGTCTTCAAACGCATTGTTTCAAGCGCCTGATACTTTTGAGATGGCCATTGCCGTTGCTCCCGTTACAAGCTGGAGGTTTTATGACAGTGTTTATACCGAGCGTTATATGCAAACTCCGCAAGAAAATGCTTCGGGATATGATGAAAATTCACCGCTTTCGCACGTTAATGGATTAAAAGGAAAATTTCTATTGGTTCACGGCACTGCGGATGATAATGTACACGTACAAAACAGCATGCGCTTGATTGAAGCTTTAGTACAAGCTAATAAAAAGTTTGACTGGCGCATTTATCCTGATAAAAACCACAGTATTTATGGTGGAAATACACGTTTGCATCTTTATACTTTAATGACCGATTATATTAAAACGAACTTATAA
- a CDS encoding peptide MFS transporter, protein MSESLQYQKQKELFGHPVGLYILFFTEMWERFSYYGMRAILVLYLVAEASSGNPGLGWTNGDALSLYGTYTMLVYVASIPGGWIADKFLGQKQSVLVGGILLVAGHGILSIQAMWAFYTGLGLIIAGVGMLKPNISTMVGGLYKAGDIRRDKGFTIFYIGINVGAFLSSLIVGYVGEVYGWHYGFGLAAIGMLLGLIQYLAGQKHLKYVGNNTNKSMDPEEKAAMQRPLSKIEKDRMIVLFISFILVIVFWGAFEQAGGLMNIYASEKTNRMLMGWEVPASWFQSLNALFIILLGTSVAAYWAHRKLKGKISTSLFKMCIGLIIMGAGFFFMTGAAAQFNSEGSSAMYWLVAAYLFHTVGELCLSPVALSYITKLAPLKYASLMMGVYFAMTGFGNKVAGLLGESASDLGEYTVFTGIAIFCVVFGLLVMLVRKKLENLTHGAEDNEREIDDDNEPYELADPDFNKA, encoded by the coding sequence ATGTCAGAATCACTTCAATATCAAAAACAAAAGGAATTATTCGGTCATCCGGTAGGTCTTTACATTCTGTTTTTTACCGAAATGTGGGAACGTTTTTCCTACTATGGAATGCGCGCCATTTTGGTGCTTTATTTGGTAGCTGAAGCATCTAGCGGTAACCCAGGTTTGGGTTGGACTAATGGTGATGCGCTTTCGCTTTATGGAACGTATACAATGTTAGTTTATGTAGCTTCCATTCCAGGAGGTTGGATTGCGGATAAATTTTTAGGACAAAAACAGTCTGTACTTGTTGGTGGAATATTACTTGTTGCAGGTCACGGAATTCTTTCTATTCAGGCAATGTGGGCATTTTACACAGGTCTTGGTCTCATCATTGCTGGTGTAGGAATGCTAAAGCCCAACATTTCAACAATGGTTGGAGGTCTTTACAAGGCTGGGGATATTAGAAGAGACAAAGGTTTCACCATATTTTATATTGGTATAAACGTTGGCGCTTTCCTTTCAAGTTTAATTGTAGGATATGTAGGTGAAGTTTACGGATGGCATTATGGTTTTGGACTTGCAGCAATAGGAATGCTTTTAGGTTTAATTCAATATTTGGCAGGACAAAAACATTTGAAATATGTAGGGAATAATACAAATAAATCAATGGATCCTGAAGAAAAAGCGGCAATGCAAAGACCACTTTCAAAAATTGAAAAAGATAGAATGATTGTATTGTTTATTTCTTTCATTCTGGTAATTGTATTCTGGGGAGCTTTTGAACAAGCAGGAGGTTTAATGAATATTTATGCTTCTGAAAAAACCAACAGAATGCTTATGGGTTGGGAAGTACCAGCTTCTTGGTTTCAATCTTTGAACGCCCTTTTCATTATTCTTTTAGGAACAAGTGTTGCAGCTTATTGGGCGCATAGAAAACTGAAAGGAAAGATTTCAACTTCTCTCTTTAAAATGTGTATAGGGTTGATAATTATGGGTGCCGGTTTCTTCTTTATGACAGGTGCTGCTGCACAGTTTAATAGTGAAGGCTCTTCTGCAATGTACTGGTTGGTTGCTGCTTACTTATTTCATACAGTTGGAGAATTATGTTTGTCGCCAGTTGCACTTTCCTATATTACCAAATTGGCACCGCTAAAATATGCTTCTCTTATGATGGGGGTTTATTTTGCAATGACTGGTTTTGGAAATAAAGTAGCTGGATTGCTTGGAGAATCTGCTTCAGATTTAGGAGAATATACAGTTTTTACAGGAATTGCAATTTTCTGTGTGGTCTTCGGATTATTGGTAATGTTAGTTAGAAAGAAATTGGAAAACCTAACCCACGGCGCAGAAGACAACGAACGTGAAATTGATGACGACAATGAGCCATATGAATTGGCAGATCCAGATTTCAACAAAGCCTAA
- a CDS encoding peptide MFS transporter — MNTDIENLFKDKVLGHPAGLFILFFTEMWERFSFYGMRILLVLFLTAPLLSDNPGWDWPREHALALIGTYASLLYLTPIIGGWIADKITGYRMAVVIGCIIMTLGHASMAVETTASFYLGLALLVIGTGFFKPNITSIISEMYKGKESKKDGAYTIFYMGVNAGAFFGMMLCGYLAENYGWSWGFGLAGIFMFFGMLQFLLAGKIFGDIGAKPTKIHEVEIPQNINEKAPELREDGIEEAPIKLNPFTMFDYVLIVLSSVGGLLYLFNDPLEKIYDTSLVPFEIGGMSGTNIVVLAALAMFLILLITRIARYLPIVRDRLIAVSIFGLFTVFFFAFFEQSLGSMTLFAQDYTDRNLTGDSAIIFKVIDALLTTVPLIIISYVIFLLVKKTHNRIALSNVALVLAFIGIWGLVIFRLMDKFAQTELEVDATWFGILNSFFIITLAPIFSKWWESKYNPSAAVKYGIGLIMLGLGFAILSYGASDIPPGAMTAKVSMIFLILAYLLHTMGELCLSPLGLSYLSKLVPARMIGFMFGVWYLAIAVGQKAANTMGGMIDKISAEYSMGTFFLIFTLIPIAVGIVSMLLNPVLKKLMHGIR, encoded by the coding sequence ATGAATACCGATATAGAAAATCTGTTTAAAGACAAAGTTTTAGGACATCCCGCGGGACTTTTTATACTTTTCTTTACTGAAATGTGGGAGCGTTTTTCGTTCTACGGAATGCGAATTCTTTTAGTGCTATTTTTAACGGCGCCGCTGTTGAGTGACAATCCTGGTTGGGATTGGCCAAGAGAGCACGCACTAGCGCTAATTGGAACCTACGCTTCACTTTTATACTTAACTCCGATTATTGGTGGATGGATAGCAGATAAAATTACTGGCTATAGAATGGCGGTAGTAATTGGTTGTATAATTATGACTTTAGGCCACGCTTCTATGGCTGTGGAAACAACTGCTTCCTTTTATTTAGGACTTGCACTTTTAGTTATTGGAACAGGTTTCTTTAAGCCGAATATCACTTCTATTATTTCTGAAATGTATAAAGGCAAAGAGTCTAAAAAAGATGGTGCTTACACTATTTTCTATATGGGTGTTAACGCAGGTGCTTTCTTTGGAATGATGCTTTGCGGTTACTTAGCCGAAAATTATGGTTGGTCTTGGGGCTTTGGTCTTGCTGGTATTTTTATGTTCTTTGGAATGCTTCAATTTCTTTTGGCAGGTAAAATATTTGGTGACATTGGTGCAAAACCTACCAAAATACACGAAGTTGAAATACCACAAAATATAAATGAAAAAGCGCCAGAACTTCGTGAAGACGGAATAGAAGAAGCACCAATCAAGTTGAACCCTTTCACGATGTTTGACTATGTTTTAATTGTTCTATCATCTGTTGGAGGTTTATTGTATCTCTTCAACGACCCATTAGAGAAAATCTATGATACCTCGTTAGTTCCTTTTGAGATTGGCGGAATGAGCGGAACAAACATTGTGGTTCTCGCTGCATTAGCAATGTTCCTAATATTATTGATTACGCGTATTGCACGTTATTTACCAATTGTTCGAGATAGATTAATAGCTGTTTCAATCTTCGGATTATTCACTGTTTTCTTTTTTGCCTTTTTTGAACAATCATTAGGTTCCATGACGCTTTTTGCTCAGGATTATACCGATAGAAATCTAACTGGTGACTCCGCTATTATTTTCAAAGTTATAGATGCTTTACTAACTACGGTTCCTTTAATTATAATCTCGTATGTAATATTTTTGCTGGTTAAGAAAACGCATAACAGGATTGCACTCTCCAACGTTGCGCTTGTACTTGCTTTTATAGGTATTTGGGGGCTTGTTATTTTTAGATTAATGGATAAGTTTGCTCAAACGGAATTGGAAGTGGATGCCACTTGGTTTGGTATTCTAAACTCCTTCTTCATTATTACTTTGGCTCCTATATTCTCAAAATGGTGGGAAAGCAAATATAACCCAAGTGCAGCCGTAAAATATGGAATCGGACTAATTATGTTAGGCTTAGGCTTTGCAATACTTTCATATGGAGCGTCAGATATTCCTCCAGGCGCAATGACTGCGAAAGTGAGTATGATATTCCTAATTTTGGCGTATTTGCTTCACACAATGGGCGAGCTTTGCCTTTCTCCTTTAGGATTGTCTTATTTAAGTAAATTGGTGCCAGCACGTATGATTGGCTTTATGTTTGGAGTTTGGTATCTTGCCATTGCTGTAGGCCAAAAAGCTGCAAACACGATGGGCGGAATGATTGATAAGATTTCAGCAGAATATTCTATGGGAACTTTCTTTTTAATATTTACCTTAATACCAATTGCTGTAGGGATCGTTTCAATGTTGCTAAATCCTGTTTTGAAAAAATTAATGCACGGTATTCGTTAA
- a CDS encoding thioredoxin family protein, protein MKNILLLALLLVFGVANSQEIKWMTMNEAIAAQKKEPKKIFMDVYTTWCGPCKMLDKNTFSDKNVAAYVNKHYYAVKFDAEGTEEIDYQDFVYTNPNYDPARKGRNSQHLFAHAMKVTAYPTVVFFKDNGDIIQAVPGYRTPPQLELFLKMIQSDDYLKVTTAEAWEEYQKNFKPTF, encoded by the coding sequence ATGAAAAATATTTTACTACTTGCTTTGCTTTTGGTTTTTGGTGTCGCTAATTCACAAGAAATTAAATGGATGACGATGAATGAAGCTATTGCAGCGCAAAAGAAAGAGCCTAAAAAGATTTTTATGGACGTGTACACCACTTGGTGCGGTCCCTGCAAAATGCTTGATAAAAATACTTTTTCAGACAAAAATGTTGCTGCCTATGTAAACAAACACTATTACGCCGTTAAGTTTGATGCTGAAGGAACGGAGGAAATAGATTATCAAGATTTTGTTTATACAAATCCTAATTACGATCCAGCGAGAAAAGGAAGAAACTCCCAACATCTGTTTGCTCACGCAATGAAAGTGACTGCCTATCCAACGGTTGTTTTCTTCAAAGATAATGGAGATATAATTCAGGCAGTTCCAGGCTACAGAACACCGCCACAACTGGAGCTTTTCCTAAAAATGATACAGTCTGATGATTATTTGAAAGTTACAACAGCAGAGGCTTGGGAAGAATATCAAAAAAACTTTAAACCTACATTTTAG
- a CDS encoding ComEC/Rec2 family competence protein, which yields MKFINFAFVKFSVFLVLGILAAHFFPISTLSLNFLFALLVGVFGFWLWARKQLIQTVYFGIITYICFFTIGFFSYQIRLPQFQEKHYSHFITDETSELLQLKITQTLKADKFNFKYFANVNAKNGIPTNGKILLSISKDSLSKSFTADEILLVYASISEIPKPLNPYQFDYSAYIKSLGVYDQLRISEKEILETSLGNPTLKGTAQNLRAAIVEKLKKSKLKTDERAIIQALVLGEKRDIDKDLYNEYAAAGAVHILAVSGLHVGILFYILTLLFKPIARWKFAIYFQAISIVLLLWGFALLSGLSPSVTRAVTMFSFFAVAKLFNRETNSINTLFLSFLTLLIINPFWLFQVGFQLSYLAVFFIVWLQPLFYKIGYSKYWIVRKAWTIVAVTLSAQIGVLPLSLYYFHQFPGLFLLTNIVVLPCLTILMFGGIIIVVLAAFNYLPDWLANSYNLLIEWLNGFIHWVAVQDEFLFKNIHFSTLKVLGVYLLIIALALFLKKMNYHRFVISLLAISILITIFIYDEFKTSGNQLVVFQKSKLTLLGYKNGKKLIVFKNDSSKNIFETYPLKSFREAANITTYSEEKLPQVFQYNNKNILILDSLGIYPKRNDIHTLLLTNSPKINLNRLIDSLKPKQIVADGSNYFTYVKRWEQSCKLKKLPFSYTAKQGAFSIE from the coding sequence ATGAAATTCATAAACTTCGCGTTTGTAAAGTTTTCGGTTTTCTTGGTGTTGGGTATTCTTGCAGCACACTTCTTCCCGATTTCCACTCTTTCATTAAATTTTCTGTTTGCTCTTTTAGTAGGTGTCTTTGGTTTTTGGCTTTGGGCCAGAAAGCAATTAATCCAAACTGTTTACTTCGGAATTATTACCTATATCTGCTTTTTTACGATTGGTTTTTTTAGTTATCAAATTCGATTGCCGCAGTTCCAGGAGAAACATTACTCGCACTTTATTACAGATGAAACTTCTGAATTACTTCAACTTAAAATCACACAAACATTAAAGGCAGATAAATTCAATTTTAAATATTTTGCTAATGTGAACGCCAAGAATGGCATACCTACGAATGGTAAAATATTGCTTTCTATTTCAAAAGATTCATTGTCCAAATCATTTACAGCAGATGAAATTTTGTTGGTTTACGCATCTATTTCCGAAATTCCGAAACCGCTAAATCCTTACCAATTCGATTATTCAGCATATATAAAATCGCTGGGAGTTTATGACCAATTACGAATTTCAGAGAAAGAAATATTAGAAACTAGTTTAGGAAACCCAACCTTAAAAGGAACAGCTCAAAACTTACGCGCTGCGATAGTTGAAAAATTAAAAAAATCAAAACTGAAAACAGACGAACGCGCCATAATCCAAGCTCTTGTTTTAGGCGAAAAGCGAGACATTGACAAGGATCTTTACAATGAGTATGCAGCTGCTGGAGCAGTACATATATTAGCGGTTTCTGGTCTGCACGTGGGTATCTTGTTTTATATTCTTACCCTACTTTTTAAACCAATTGCTCGTTGGAAATTTGCAATATATTTCCAAGCGATTTCAATTGTGTTGTTGCTTTGGGGATTTGCACTGCTTTCAGGACTTTCGCCATCGGTTACTCGTGCGGTAACAATGTTCAGCTTTTTTGCAGTGGCAAAACTATTTAATAGGGAAACCAATTCCATAAACACTTTGTTTCTTTCGTTTTTAACCTTGCTAATTATTAATCCATTCTGGCTGTTTCAGGTTGGGTTTCAGTTGAGTTATTTGGCTGTATTCTTTATTGTTTGGTTACAACCGCTTTTTTACAAAATCGGCTATTCAAAATACTGGATTGTGCGTAAAGCCTGGACTATTGTTGCAGTTACGCTTTCTGCTCAAATTGGGGTTTTACCGCTGAGTCTTTACTATTTTCATCAATTTCCGGGGTTGTTCTTGTTGACTAATATTGTAGTGCTTCCGTGTTTAACAATACTGATGTTTGGTGGAATTATAATCGTGGTTTTAGCAGCCTTTAATTATCTTCCCGATTGGCTTGCGAACAGCTATAATCTTTTAATTGAATGGCTAAACGGTTTTATTCATTGGGTCGCGGTGCAGGATGAATTTCTATTCAAAAATATACACTTTTCTACCTTGAAGGTTCTTGGAGTTTATCTTTTGATAATTGCCTTAGCGCTATTTCTGAAGAAAATGAATTATCACAGATTCGTCATTTCACTTTTAGCAATTTCAATACTTATAACGATTTTTATTTATGATGAATTCAAAACTTCGGGGAACCAGCTTGTTGTTTTTCAGAAAAGCAAACTGACGTTGCTTGGTTATAAAAACGGAAAGAAGTTGATTGTTTTTAAAAATGATTCATCTAAGAATATTTTCGAAACTTATCCTTTAAAATCATTTAGGGAAGCTGCGAATATCACTACTTATTCCGAAGAAAAGCTGCCTCAAGTTTTTCAATATAACAACAAGAATATATTGATCTTGGATAGTTTGGGAATCTATCCGAAGCGAAATGATATTCACACACTTTTGCTAACAAACAGCCCAAAAATAAACCTCAACCGACTTATTGATAGCTTAAAACCAAAGCAAATTGTGGCGGATGGAAGTAATTATTTTACTTATGTGAAACGCTGGGAACAATCCTGCAAATTAAAAAAGCTCCCGTTTAGCTATACCGCCAAACAAGGAGCTTTCTCAATAGAATAA
- a CDS encoding type II toxin-antitoxin system RelE/ParE family toxin has translation MEKKNQSNTYSLKLFELFKESVAGIAKYPEIGKATDTEKIRLIIVKDYMIFNEVSIENIQILRIWDSRQNPTSLKL, from the coding sequence TTGGAGAAAAAGAACCAATCCAATACCTACAGTTTGAAATTGTTCGAATTATTTAAGGAGTCTGTGGCCGGAATTGCAAAATATCCCGAAATTGGAAAAGCTACGGATACTGAAAAGATAAGACTTATAATCGTTAAGGATTATATGATTTTTAACGAAGTTAGTATTGAAAACATACAAATATTAAGAATCTGGGACAGCAGGCAAAACCCCACCTCCCTGAAATTATAA
- a CDS encoding C40 family peptidase: MKKLLLLSFFTLFLVSCGSTKNTDKVPEVIVNKNESKPKSVRKVNSRNNTKITNNKREEEVEIENAEESPKEIKREIIDYAKTFEGTRYKFGGTTEAGMDCSGLVYTAFQKENITLPRISRDMAKQGILISFKDIEEGDLVFFKTSRKNVITHVGLVVEAKRGEVKFIHSSTSAGVIISSLDEAYWKKAFVEVRRVI, translated from the coding sequence ATGAAAAAACTGCTGCTTCTTTCCTTTTTTACATTATTTCTAGTTTCCTGTGGAAGTACAAAAAACACGGATAAAGTTCCTGAGGTTATCGTTAATAAAAATGAATCGAAGCCCAAATCGGTTCGGAAAGTAAATTCCCGCAATAACACTAAAATCACGAACAACAAAAGGGAAGAAGAAGTAGAGATTGAAAACGCAGAAGAAAGTCCAAAAGAAATAAAAAGGGAAATAATTGATTACGCCAAAACATTTGAAGGCACGAGATATAAGTTTGGCGGCACGACTGAAGCGGGAATGGATTGCTCCGGATTGGTTTATACCGCTTTTCAAAAGGAAAACATAACGCTACCGCGAATCTCTCGGGATATGGCGAAACAGGGAATCCTTATTTCCTTTAAAGATATTGAGGAAGGCGATTTGGTGTTCTTTAAAACGAGCCGCAAAAACGTAATTACCCACGTAGGTTTGGTGGTTGAAGCAAAACGAGGTGAAGTAAAATTTATTCATTCTTCAACCAGTGCCGGAGTCATAATTTCATCGCTCGACGAGGCTTATTGGAAAAAAGCTTTTGTAGAGGTTCGAAGAGTTATATAA
- the lpxB gene encoding lipid-A-disaccharide synthase — MKYYLIAGEASGDLHGANLMKALKKEDTEADFRFWGGDLMREVGGVEVKHYRELAFMGFAEVLLNLGTILKNIKFCKKDIESFNPDVIIFIDYPGFNLRIAKWARQKGFKTHYYISPQIWAWKEGRIKEIKRDVDEMYVILPFEKDFYEEKHNFPVHFVGHPLIDAIYSQKQVNPKTFKKENGLDERPVIALLPGSRKQEIKKMLEIMISVAKDFKEYQFVIAGAPSQEKSFYETFLTTKNVHFVTNKTYDLLSISEAALVTSGTATLETALFKVPQVVCYKGSRVSYEIAKRVIKLDYISLVNLILNKTVVTELIQTDFNKKRLKEELTNILEPYKRATMFLDYYDLEKALGGKGASENTAKLIYSTIKTK, encoded by the coding sequence ATGAAATACTACCTCATAGCAGGCGAAGCATCTGGAGATTTGCACGGAGCCAATTTAATGAAAGCCTTAAAAAAAGAAGATACCGAAGCAGACTTCCGCTTTTGGGGTGGCGATTTGATGCGCGAAGTTGGTGGCGTTGAAGTAAAACATTACCGCGAGTTAGCTTTTATGGGCTTTGCTGAAGTACTTCTGAACCTCGGAACCATTCTTAAAAACATTAAATTTTGCAAAAAAGATATTGAAAGTTTCAATCCTGATGTTATCATTTTCATAGATTATCCAGGTTTTAACCTTCGCATTGCCAAATGGGCGCGTCAAAAAGGCTTTAAAACACACTATTATATTTCACCTCAAATCTGGGCTTGGAAGGAAGGTCGCATAAAAGAAATAAAACGCGATGTGGATGAGATGTATGTAATCCTTCCTTTTGAAAAGGATTTTTACGAAGAAAAACATAATTTCCCAGTACATTTTGTAGGTCATCCATTGATTGACGCTATTTACAGCCAAAAGCAGGTAAATCCAAAAACCTTCAAAAAAGAAAACGGTCTAGATGAACGTCCTGTAATAGCATTGCTTCCTGGAAGCAGAAAGCAGGAGATAAAAAAGATGCTTGAAATAATGATTTCTGTGGCGAAAGATTTTAAGGAATATCAATTTGTAATTGCAGGCGCGCCGAGTCAGGAAAAATCTTTTTATGAAACTTTTCTGACTACAAAGAATGTGCATTTTGTAACTAACAAAACGTATGACCTTTTAAGTATTTCGGAAGCTGCCTTGGTTACCTCTGGTACAGCCACGCTGGAAACTGCGCTATTTAAAGTACCGCAAGTGGTTTGCTATAAAGGTAGTCGAGTTTCCTACGAAATTGCCAAGCGTGTTATTAAGTTGGACTATATTTCATTGGTGAACTTAATTCTTAACAAAACGGTTGTTACAGAGCTTATTCAAACAGACTTCAACAAAAAGAGGTTGAAGGAAGAATTGACCAACATTTTGGAACCCTACAAGCGCGCTACTATGTTTTTAGACTATTACGATCTTGAAAAAGCGCTTGGTGGCAAGGGTGCAAGTGAAAATACGGCCAAACTAATCTATTCCACTATAAAGACGAAGTAA